In Pseudonocardia cypriaca, a single genomic region encodes these proteins:
- a CDS encoding DUF2182 domain-containing protein, with protein sequence MPGIASAAVRARRDPGVALWVVAGVCWAGTGWLVVGAGAVGHHGTVLERSAEPLRLGAFLAVWLVMIGAMMLPTVVPMVRLFGAVTARAPGPTAARLSFLAGYLAVWTAFAVLALLADQAFQALVAAWAWLAARPDLVLGATLVLAGGFQFSPLKNACLTACRNPVGFLWQYYSRGAAGGWRLGVRHGLSCLGCCWALMVVMLATGVGSLVWMVGLTAVMVVEKTARRGALLVVPVGVVLLVAGASLLLSALLSS encoded by the coding sequence GTGCCGGGCATCGCTTCGGCGGCGGTACGCGCCCGCCGCGACCCGGGGGTCGCCCTCTGGGTCGTGGCGGGCGTCTGCTGGGCCGGCACCGGGTGGCTCGTCGTCGGCGCGGGAGCGGTGGGACATCACGGCACCGTGCTCGAACGCTCTGCGGAGCCGCTGCGGCTGGGGGCGTTCCTCGCCGTCTGGCTGGTCATGATCGGCGCGATGATGCTGCCGACCGTCGTGCCGATGGTGCGGCTGTTCGGCGCTGTGACCGCGCGGGCCCCCGGCCCGACGGCCGCGCGGCTGTCCTTCCTGGCCGGCTACCTCGCCGTGTGGACCGCGTTCGCCGTGCTCGCGCTGCTCGCCGACCAGGCGTTTCAAGCGCTGGTGGCCGCGTGGGCGTGGCTCGCGGCCCGGCCGGACCTCGTGCTCGGCGCCACGCTCGTGCTGGCAGGCGGGTTCCAGTTCAGCCCGCTGAAGAACGCCTGCCTGACGGCGTGCCGCAACCCGGTCGGGTTCCTCTGGCAGTACTACAGCCGAGGCGCGGCTGGCGGCTGGCGGTTGGGGGTGCGGCACGGGCTGTCGTGCCTGGGCTGCTGCTGGGCGCTGATGGTCGTGATGCTCGCGACGGGTGTCGGCAGCCTCGTCTGGATGGTGGGCCTCACGGCCGTGATGGTGGTCGAGAAGACGGCTCGCCGGGGAGCGTTGCTGGTGGTCCCGGTCGGGGTCGTCCTGCTCGTGGCGGGCGCGTCGTTGTTGCTGTCCGCCCTGCTCAGCTCGTGA
- a CDS encoding alpha/beta fold hydrolase — translation MHPVRGRLPSLALSVVLAVVAGIVLTGAAPADVRVTEERVATAEDVELDTSLYLPAVTPAPAVLVAHGFGGSKASVDADARALAARGFVVLTWSARGFGTSTGQIALDSPDAEVADARALVDRLATSPEVQQDGPGDPRVGVTGASYGGALALMLAGSDLRVDALAPVITWNDLGQALFPNAAAAARPPAATPAEGIFAPDGVFKSGWAGMLFSAGSDQADQARGTGADPCGRFTSEICVAWTEAATTGRISPATAELLRRSSPAAVAGNITAPTLLVQGEQDTLFGLDQADATARQIAAAGGRVKVEWFAGGHDGAAPDDAVRDSIGDWFDHHLAGEGDDPGTGFSYAVQSGVRAGANTPTSRVVSVPAYPGLPGAAPLVTTPLPLEGDPQQVVHPAGGNPAAITSLPGIGGALGSLAGRLSASADPPGQSATFRTAPLAAPLVAVGTPRVQVTISRVPGLPAPDEAVLYARITELSADGRRILLGGGVAPMRVPVPADGTPATVTVALPAVVAPVETGNQLAVSVGTTDQAFTGPVEPAVWQVGVTGDLTVPVVPADSAATASTVPPGPLLGLVGVLAVAALGWLIARLRRRRVTAHAASDDGPPLHVTGLAKTYSGGFQAVKDVSFTVEKGIVLGLLGPNGAGKTTVLRMLMGLVRPTAGSISAFGQPVGPGAPVLARIGAFVEGPGFLPHLSGRDNLRLYWAATGRPAEDAHVEEALEIAELGAALDRRVGTYSQGMRQRLAIAQAMLGLPDLLVLDEPTNGLDPPQISAMREVLRRYAARGRTVVVSSHLLAEVEQTCSHVVVMHRGEVVADGTVEEIIAGGGAATFTVDAPERAASVLSDLAGVRSVEVIDGGVHVELNGTPRAEAVRALVTAGVGVTAAGPRRRLEDAFLQLVGEDRTP, via the coding sequence GTGCACCCCGTCCGCGGCCGTCTGCCGTCCCTCGCGCTCAGCGTCGTGCTCGCCGTGGTGGCCGGCATCGTGCTGACGGGTGCCGCCCCCGCCGATGTCCGGGTCACGGAGGAGCGGGTCGCCACGGCCGAGGACGTCGAGCTGGACACCTCGCTCTACCTGCCGGCCGTCACCCCCGCTCCCGCGGTGCTGGTGGCCCACGGCTTCGGCGGGAGCAAGGCATCCGTGGACGCCGATGCCCGCGCGCTCGCGGCGCGCGGCTTCGTGGTGCTCACCTGGTCGGCGCGCGGGTTCGGCACGAGCACCGGCCAGATCGCGCTCGACTCCCCCGACGCCGAGGTGGCCGACGCGCGGGCACTCGTCGACCGGCTCGCCACGAGCCCCGAGGTGCAGCAGGACGGGCCGGGTGACCCCCGGGTGGGCGTCACCGGCGCCTCGTACGGCGGCGCGCTCGCGCTGATGCTGGCAGGGTCCGACCTGCGCGTCGACGCCCTCGCGCCGGTGATCACCTGGAACGACCTCGGCCAGGCGCTGTTCCCCAACGCAGCGGCGGCGGCACGACCCCCGGCCGCCACCCCCGCGGAAGGCATCTTCGCTCCGGACGGCGTGTTCAAGAGCGGCTGGGCCGGGATGCTGTTCTCCGCGGGCAGCGACCAGGCCGACCAGGCGCGGGGAACCGGGGCCGACCCGTGCGGCCGGTTCACCAGCGAGATCTGCGTCGCGTGGACCGAGGCCGCCACCACCGGCCGGATCTCCCCCGCCACGGCCGAGCTGCTGCGCCGCTCGTCACCCGCCGCCGTCGCAGGCAACATCACCGCGCCGACGCTGCTGGTGCAGGGCGAGCAGGACACGCTGTTCGGCCTGGACCAGGCCGACGCCACCGCCCGGCAGATCGCAGCAGCGGGCGGCCGGGTGAAGGTGGAGTGGTTCGCGGGCGGTCACGACGGGGCCGCACCCGACGACGCCGTCCGCGACAGCATCGGCGACTGGTTCGACCACCACCTCGCCGGCGAGGGCGACGACCCCGGCACCGGCTTCTCCTACGCCGTGCAGAGCGGGGTCCGGGCCGGTGCGAACACGCCCACCAGCCGAGTCGTCTCCGTCCCGGCCTACCCCGGCCTGCCTGGCGCCGCCCCGCTCGTCACCACGCCGCTCCCCCTCGAAGGCGACCCGCAGCAGGTCGTGCACCCGGCGGGTGGCAACCCGGCGGCGATCACCTCGCTGCCCGGGATCGGCGGCGCGCTCGGCTCCCTCGCCGGGCGGCTGTCCGCATCCGCCGACCCGCCCGGCCAGTCCGCCACCTTCCGCACCGCGCCGCTCGCGGCCCCGCTCGTGGCCGTGGGCACCCCGCGGGTGCAGGTGACGATCTCCCGGGTGCCCGGCCTGCCCGCGCCGGACGAGGCCGTGCTGTACGCGCGCATCACCGAGCTGTCGGCGGACGGGCGGCGCATCCTCCTCGGCGGCGGCGTCGCACCGATGCGCGTACCGGTGCCCGCCGACGGCACGCCCGCGACGGTCACGGTGGCGCTTCCGGCCGTGGTGGCGCCCGTCGAGACCGGCAACCAGCTCGCCGTCTCGGTCGGGACCACCGACCAGGCCTTCACCGGCCCGGTCGAGCCCGCGGTCTGGCAGGTGGGCGTGACCGGCGATCTCACCGTGCCGGTGGTGCCGGCCGACAGCGCCGCCACCGCCTCCACCGTGCCGCCCGGGCCGCTCCTCGGGCTCGTCGGCGTGCTGGCCGTCGCCGCGCTCGGCTGGCTGATCGCCCGGCTGCGCCGCAGGCGGGTCACGGCGCACGCCGCGTCCGACGACGGTCCTCCGCTCCACGTCACCGGGCTGGCCAAGACCTACTCCGGCGGCTTCCAGGCGGTGAAGGACGTCTCGTTCACCGTGGAGAAGGGGATCGTGCTCGGCCTGCTCGGGCCCAACGGCGCCGGCAAGACCACCGTGCTGCGGATGCTCATGGGCCTGGTGCGCCCCACGGCCGGCAGCATCAGCGCGTTCGGGCAACCGGTCGGCCCCGGCGCGCCGGTGCTGGCGCGGATCGGCGCGTTCGTCGAGGGCCCCGGGTTCCTCCCGCACCTGTCCGGCCGCGACAACCTGCGCCTGTACTGGGCCGCCACCGGCCGCCCCGCCGAGGACGCGCACGTCGAGGAGGCCCTCGAGATCGCCGAGCTCGGCGCGGCACTCGACCGCCGGGTGGGCACGTACAGCCAGGGCATGCGCCAGCGGCTGGCCATCGCGCAGGCGATGCTCGGGCTCCCCGACCTCCTGGTCCTCGACGAACCGACCAACGGGCTCGATCCGCCCCAGATCTCGGCGATGCGCGAGGTCCTGCGCCGCTACGCCGCGCGCGGCCGGACGGTCGTGGTGTCGAGCCACCTGCTCGCCGAGGTGGAGCAGACGTGTTCGCACGTCGTCGTGATGCACCGCGGCGAGGTGGTGGCCGACGGCACGGTCGAGGAGATCATCGCCGGTGGCGGCGCGGCCACGTTCACCGTCGACGCCCCGGAGCGCGCGGCGTCGGTGCTCTCCGACCTCGCGGGCGTCCGCTCGGTCGAGGTGATCGACGGGGGCGTGCACGTCGAGCTGAACGGCACGCCACGTGCCGAGGCCGTGCGGGCGCTCGTCACCGCGGGGGTCGGGGTGACGGCGGCCGGCCCGCGCCGCCGCCTCGAGGACGCGTTCCTGCAGCTGGTCGGGGAGGACCGCACGCCATGA
- a CDS encoding ABC transporter permease, producing MTRPVTTPYRPERTLPLRVELERQLRRRRTQVVFGLVVLLPVLLWVAFQLAPDGPPTGSLTLVDLATRSGLNFTVFAMFASSSFLLVVVVALFFGDTVAAEASWSSLRYLLAAPVPRARLLRQKAVVAALLSLAALLLLPIVSLTVGTLAYGAGDMVSPTGVSLDYGPGAVRVLSGALYLAVHLSWVAALALLLSVSTDAPLGAVGGAVMASIVSQILDQITALEGLRDYLPTHFDDAWSGLLGDPVDWGGMTRGALSASIYALVLGAAAIWRFQHKDITS from the coding sequence ATGACCCGACCGGTGACCACTCCGTACCGGCCCGAGCGCACTCTTCCGTTGCGCGTCGAGCTGGAGCGCCAGCTGCGCCGCCGCCGCACCCAGGTGGTGTTCGGCCTGGTCGTGCTGCTGCCGGTGCTGCTGTGGGTGGCGTTCCAGCTGGCCCCGGACGGCCCACCCACCGGCTCGCTCACGCTCGTCGACCTCGCGACGCGCAGCGGGCTGAACTTCACCGTGTTCGCGATGTTCGCGTCGTCCTCGTTCCTGCTGGTCGTGGTGGTGGCGCTGTTCTTCGGCGACACGGTGGCGGCCGAGGCGTCCTGGTCGAGCCTGCGCTACCTGCTCGCGGCGCCGGTGCCCCGGGCCCGGTTGCTGCGTCAGAAGGCGGTGGTGGCGGCGCTGCTGTCGCTGGCTGCGCTGCTCCTGCTGCCGATCGTGTCGCTCACCGTCGGCACCCTCGCCTACGGCGCGGGTGACATGGTGAGTCCGACGGGCGTCTCGCTCGACTACGGGCCGGGCGCCGTCCGGGTGCTGTCCGGGGCGCTGTACCTCGCGGTGCACCTGAGCTGGGTGGCGGCGCTGGCGCTACTGCTGTCGGTGTCCACCGACGCCCCGCTCGGCGCCGTCGGCGGGGCGGTCATGGCGTCGATCGTGTCGCAGATCCTCGACCAGATCACCGCGCTCGAAGGCCTGCGCGACTACCTGCCCACGCACTTCGACGACGCCTGGTCCGGCCTACTCGGCGATCCCGTCGACTGGGGCGGCATGACCCGGGGCGCGCTGTCTGCCTCGATCTACGCCCTGGTGCTCGGCGCGGCCGCGATCTGGCGGTTCCAGCACAAGGACATCACGAGCTGA
- the nhaC gene encoding Na+/H+ antiporter NhaC, which produces MTDAVTRRAVREPSLADAVIPLVALVVLIGGSLALFGLDALDGPIQVALVLCAMVAALVVLKNGHRFEDVQAAGQRAVSSVTSAIFILLAVGALIGTWNLSGTIPTLVYYGIQVLSPTWYYAASALICGIIAMSIGSSWTTAGTIGVGLVGIAVMLGISPGITAGAVISGAYLGDKLSPLSETTVLTAQMVKVDVYEHIKRQAWTSVPAFGIGFVLFLLIGLFWGPAATDVGDTGSELSALGDIYWITPLNLLPLLLLVVLSVRKAPASLALMAASLFAGALGVFTQYPVVRDFVADPGLDPVRAAITAVWQSMATGFAMDSGIADIDQLLSRGGMDSMLLTLWLIIGAVTFGTLLEEFGLISRLIDPMIRAAKGTGRLFLTVFTCAFGLNVIAGDQYIALVLPTRVFRAEFARRGLAPTNLSRLAADSGTVTSPLVPWNSCGAFMGAVLGVPTLVYLPFCFFNIASPLLSVIYGFTGFKVEKVEKAEPADA; this is translated from the coding sequence GTGACCGACGCCGTCACCCGCCGGGCCGTCCGCGAGCCGTCGCTCGCCGATGCCGTCATCCCGCTGGTCGCGCTGGTGGTGCTGATCGGCGGGTCGCTGGCGCTGTTCGGCCTCGACGCGCTCGACGGTCCGATCCAGGTGGCGCTGGTGCTGTGCGCGATGGTCGCCGCCCTCGTCGTGCTCAAGAACGGGCACCGCTTCGAGGACGTCCAGGCCGCCGGCCAGCGCGCGGTCTCCTCGGTGACCAGCGCGATATTCATCCTGCTCGCCGTCGGCGCGCTCATCGGCACCTGGAACCTGTCCGGCACGATCCCGACCCTCGTCTACTACGGGATCCAGGTCCTCTCGCCCACCTGGTACTACGCGGCGAGCGCGCTCATCTGCGGGATCATCGCGATGTCGATCGGCAGCTCGTGGACCACCGCGGGCACGATCGGGGTCGGGCTCGTCGGGATCGCGGTGATGCTCGGCATCTCACCGGGGATCACCGCAGGCGCGGTGATCTCGGGGGCCTACCTCGGCGACAAGCTCTCCCCGCTCTCGGAGACCACCGTCCTCACCGCGCAGATGGTCAAGGTCGACGTCTACGAGCACATCAAGCGGCAGGCGTGGACGTCGGTCCCGGCGTTCGGGATCGGGTTCGTGCTCTTCCTCCTGATCGGCCTGTTCTGGGGGCCCGCGGCGACCGACGTCGGCGACACCGGCAGCGAGCTGAGCGCCCTCGGCGACATCTACTGGATCACCCCGCTGAACCTGCTGCCGCTCCTGCTGCTGGTCGTGCTCTCGGTCCGCAAGGCCCCCGCCTCCCTCGCGCTGATGGCCGCGTCGCTCTTCGCCGGGGCACTGGGGGTGTTCACCCAGTACCCGGTGGTGCGCGACTTCGTCGCCGATCCGGGTCTCGACCCGGTACGCGCCGCAATCACGGCCGTGTGGCAGTCGATGGCGACCGGCTTCGCGATGGACTCGGGCATCGCCGACATCGACCAGTTGCTCTCGCGCGGCGGCATGGACAGCATGCTGCTCACGCTGTGGCTCATCATCGGCGCGGTCACGTTCGGCACCCTGCTCGAGGAGTTCGGGTTGATCAGCCGCCTGATCGACCCGATGATCCGCGCGGCGAAGGGCACCGGGCGCCTGTTCCTGACGGTGTTCACGTGTGCCTTCGGGCTCAACGTCATCGCCGGTGACCAGTACATCGCCCTGGTGCTGCCCACACGGGTGTTCCGCGCCGAGTTCGCCCGCCGTGGGCTGGCCCCGACGAACCTGTCGCGGCTCGCGGCCGACAGCGGCACCGTGACCTCGCCGCTGGTCCCCTGGAACTCCTGCGGAGCGTTCATGGGCGCGGTGCTCGGCGTCCCGACGCTCGTCTACCTGCCGTTCTGCTTCTTCAACATCGCCAGCCCGCTGCTGAGCGTGATCTACGGATTCACCGGCTTCAAGGTCGAGAAGGTCGAGAAGGCGGAGCCGGCCGACGCATGA
- a CDS encoding HdeD family acid-resistance protein, translated as MSTPTSTPSESHDATHADGATSRATGRRASYGSRFGNGSRPVLLVVGIITVFYGLLVMSLRPVAIATIAVLAAFGLLIAGVAQLLLGGNLDLPWRWFAYAGGLIAILAGIAAFVWPGVTLVVLAFITAWTFVVNGLVRLVSTLAQEKRDLWWMGLVIGASELLLGLWAVGAPGREVLLLVNVIGIFLVLSGVDSIFGAFAGRSARRP; from the coding sequence GTGTCCACGCCGACGTCCACGCCATCCGAATCGCACGACGCGACCCACGCGGACGGCGCCACATCGCGCGCGACCGGGCGGCGCGCGTCGTACGGCAGCCGGTTCGGGAACGGTAGCCGGCCCGTCCTGCTCGTCGTCGGGATCATCACCGTCTTCTACGGGCTGCTCGTGATGAGCCTGCGGCCCGTCGCCATCGCCACGATCGCGGTGCTGGCCGCGTTCGGGTTGCTCATCGCCGGTGTCGCGCAGCTGCTGCTCGGCGGCAACCTCGACCTCCCGTGGCGCTGGTTCGCGTACGCGGGCGGTCTGATCGCGATCCTCGCGGGCATCGCCGCGTTCGTGTGGCCCGGTGTCACCCTGGTGGTGCTCGCGTTCATCACCGCGTGGACGTTCGTGGTGAACGGGCTGGTCCGCCTGGTGAGCACGCTCGCGCAGGAGAAACGCGACCTGTGGTGGATGGGGCTCGTGATCGGTGCCAGCGAGCTGCTGCTCGGCCTGTGGGCGGTCGGTGCGCCCGGCCGCGAGGTCCTGCTCCTGGTCAACGTGATCGGGATCTTCCTCGTCCTGTCGGGCGTCGACTCGATCTTCGGCGCGTTCGCAGGCCGCTCGGCACGCCGGCCCTGA
- a CDS encoding AI-2E family transporter, protein MVAAPRGPRALPRAFVILVGTAAATIVAAGLHATAWLIGPAFLALVIVIVVRPVDQWLRRVGVPGWLSTAVLLLLVYAVVLVLAGVLLVSASRLATLLPQYTSSANALVGAGTGALRELGVGPEQLRGLAGELDLRKIIALIGGLLAGLAGLAANLAFLLSLMLFLCIESSGAGARMATIGRDRPHIAEALGRFTAGTRRFLVVTTIFGLGLAVLDTIALVLLGIPLAVLWGLLSFITNYIPYVGFFLGVLPPAILALLAGGWRLMLIVVGIYTVLNFIVTSLVQPHFIGDSVDLSVTITFIGLVFWGWLLGPVGAVLAIPLTLLAKTLLVDTDPRAGWAKALLCSAGSVRADRDAAHVSPAPDEVEQLRDAAPFSP, encoded by the coding sequence GTGGTGGCCGCGCCGCGCGGGCCGCGGGCGCTGCCACGGGCGTTCGTCATCCTCGTCGGTACCGCGGCGGCCACCATCGTGGCAGCCGGCCTCCACGCGACCGCCTGGCTGATCGGTCCCGCGTTCCTGGCACTCGTCATCGTCATCGTCGTCAGGCCGGTGGATCAATGGTTGCGGCGCGTCGGGGTGCCCGGGTGGCTGTCGACGGCCGTCCTGCTGCTGCTCGTGTACGCGGTCGTCCTCGTGCTGGCAGGCGTGCTCCTGGTCTCGGCGTCCCGGCTGGCGACGCTCCTCCCCCAATACACCTCGTCGGCGAACGCGCTCGTCGGCGCAGGCACCGGGGCGCTGCGTGAGCTCGGCGTGGGTCCGGAACAGCTGCGGGGGCTCGCGGGCGAGCTGGACCTGCGAAAGATCATCGCGCTCATCGGCGGGCTGCTGGCCGGGCTGGCGGGCCTGGCCGCGAACCTCGCGTTCCTGCTGTCCCTGATGCTGTTCCTCTGCATCGAGTCGTCAGGGGCCGGGGCGCGGATGGCGACGATCGGCCGGGATCGCCCGCACATCGCCGAGGCGCTCGGGCGCTTCACGGCCGGGACGCGGCGCTTCCTGGTCGTCACCACGATCTTCGGGCTCGGGTTGGCGGTTCTCGACACGATCGCGCTGGTCCTGCTGGGCATCCCGCTCGCGGTGCTGTGGGGGCTGCTGTCGTTCATCACGAACTACATCCCTTATGTCGGGTTCTTCCTGGGAGTCCTGCCGCCCGCGATCCTCGCGCTGCTCGCCGGTGGCTGGCGGCTGATGCTGATCGTGGTCGGGATCTACACCGTGCTCAACTTCATCGTCACCTCCCTCGTCCAGCCGCATTTCATCGGCGACTCGGTCGATCTCTCGGTCACCATCACCTTCATCGGGCTGGTGTTCTGGGGCTGGCTCCTCGGCCCGGTCGGCGCCGTACTCGCGATCCCGCTGACCCTCCTGGCCAAAACCCTGCTGGTGGACACGGATCCGCGCGCGGGATGGGCGAAGGCCCTGCTGTGCTCGGCGGGCAGCGTTCGCGCCGACCGGGACGCCGCGCACGTCTCCCCCGCCCCGGACGAAGTCGAGCAACTCCGGGATGCCGCACCGTTCTCGCCGTGA
- a CDS encoding helix-turn-helix transcriptional regulator, with product MPRPRLLAALDEAADGQVTLVSAPAGYGKTLLLAEWVGQRPALTAWVSLDEDDNADRRFWTAVLAALDSCAAVPADNPLHELTVPGLPSRDPEFLARVADAVAAVPGPLRLVLDDVHELTAPDPLHGLASLVRDRPPGLHLVLSGRTDPPLPLARMRLAGELSEVRADRLRFSLAEAGAMLAAAGIPARPDQVRLLVEETEGWPAGLRLAALSLREAEDPDKFLAGFVGSGRAVSDYLVGEILSRLAVETRELLDAVSICDQLPAPLAAALSGREDAGAVLDSLERETSLVLTTGADRRWYRVHPLLRSHLRADLQRRRPDQILRLHRRATAWYAAAGQPVPALAHARLGGDSEEVAQLLRRQATALIADGEHEAVREALELLDDVQLANEPRFALIAALITTERGETAAADGHLADAASWWPPDPPADLLALRDLVRSRRAIVAGDPNVPPASADDTGSGAAAHLGLGPMAMVHDALDLLADGRHQEARDIAETALVQARHQHHVYLAALGLTVLAAVAAAEGDYRRMTALAAAADAELADPTWRATIAGAWSDTMRAYGALLRAEPATCLALAPTDAAGGSAPQLSDQLIVLRTALRGAALSDIGHGEEGLNELREARTVAAGRPGAAEIPAIVAVLEHRAATSQGRNEVARSILRWAEDELGPVGEVLLLRAWQLAALGRPGAASDALVHLLSGAAPVVLPWTLVEGRVLECQLALRGERRPRARRELDHALALAESMDVIRPLATGPPDVIELLTRHLGSFGDREPTALRVLAARTALGADATPVPLTERERAVLSMLPTQRSFDEIARDLTVSHSTVKTHVRALYGKLGVGSRRDAVAAARRRGILGPDGA from the coding sequence GTGCCGCGCCCCCGGCTGCTGGCCGCGTTGGACGAGGCGGCCGACGGGCAGGTCACGCTGGTCAGCGCTCCGGCCGGCTACGGCAAGACCCTGCTGCTGGCCGAGTGGGTGGGGCAGCGGCCCGCGCTGACGGCGTGGGTCTCCCTCGACGAGGACGACAACGCCGACCGCCGCTTCTGGACCGCGGTACTCGCCGCGCTCGACTCGTGCGCGGCGGTACCCGCGGACAACCCGCTGCACGAGCTCACCGTCCCCGGTCTCCCCAGCCGCGATCCGGAGTTCCTCGCCCGCGTCGCCGACGCCGTCGCGGCGGTGCCCGGGCCGCTGCGGCTCGTCCTGGACGACGTCCACGAGCTCACCGCACCCGACCCGCTGCACGGGCTGGCGTCGCTCGTGCGGGACCGGCCGCCGGGCCTGCACCTGGTGCTGTCGGGCCGCACCGATCCACCGCTGCCGCTGGCCCGCATGCGGCTGGCCGGTGAGCTGTCCGAGGTCCGCGCCGATCGGCTGCGGTTCTCGCTGGCGGAGGCGGGCGCGATGCTCGCCGCCGCGGGCATACCCGCGCGTCCCGACCAGGTACGCCTGCTCGTCGAGGAGACCGAGGGCTGGCCGGCGGGACTGCGGCTGGCCGCGTTGTCGCTGCGCGAGGCCGAGGATCCCGACAAGTTCCTGGCCGGTTTCGTCGGCAGCGGCCGAGCGGTCTCGGACTACCTCGTCGGCGAGATCCTCTCGCGGCTCGCGGTGGAGACCCGAGAGCTGCTCGACGCCGTCAGCATCTGCGACCAGCTGCCCGCCCCGCTGGCCGCAGCCCTGTCGGGCCGGGAAGATGCCGGGGCCGTGCTCGACTCCCTGGAGCGGGAGACCTCGCTCGTGCTCACCACGGGCGCCGATCGCCGCTGGTACCGGGTGCACCCGTTGCTCAGGTCGCATCTGCGGGCCGACCTGCAGCGGCGGCGTCCCGACCAGATCCTGCGGCTGCACCGTCGAGCCACCGCCTGGTACGCGGCCGCCGGGCAGCCGGTCCCGGCCCTCGCGCACGCGCGCCTGGGCGGGGACTCCGAGGAGGTCGCGCAGTTGCTGCGCCGGCAGGCGACCGCGCTCATCGCGGACGGCGAGCACGAGGCGGTTCGCGAGGCACTCGAGCTGCTCGACGACGTCCAGCTCGCCAACGAACCCCGGTTCGCACTGATCGCCGCGTTGATCACGACCGAGCGTGGGGAGACCGCGGCGGCCGACGGCCACCTCGCCGATGCTGCATCGTGGTGGCCGCCCGACCCACCGGCCGACCTGCTCGCGCTGCGCGATCTCGTCCGGTCCCGGCGGGCGATCGTCGCGGGCGATCCGAACGTCCCTCCCGCGAGCGCCGACGACACCGGTTCCGGTGCTGCGGCGCACCTGGGACTCGGGCCGATGGCGATGGTGCACGACGCCCTCGACCTGCTGGCCGATGGCCGGCACCAGGAGGCGCGTGACATCGCCGAGACCGCGCTCGTGCAGGCACGGCACCAGCACCACGTCTACCTCGCCGCGCTCGGGCTCACCGTGCTCGCTGCGGTCGCCGCCGCCGAGGGCGACTACCGGCGGATGACCGCGCTGGCGGCGGCGGCCGACGCGGAGCTCGCCGACCCGACGTGGCGGGCCACCATCGCCGGTGCGTGGTCGGACACGATGCGCGCGTACGGGGCGCTGCTGCGCGCCGAACCGGCCACGTGCCTGGCGCTCGCTCCCACCGACGCCGCCGGCGGATCGGCTCCGCAGCTCTCCGACCAGCTGATCGTGCTGCGCACCGCGCTGCGGGGAGCCGCGCTGTCCGACATCGGTCACGGCGAAGAGGGCCTGAACGAGCTCCGGGAGGCACGCACGGTGGCCGCCGGTCGACCGGGCGCGGCCGAGATCCCCGCGATCGTCGCGGTGCTCGAGCACCGGGCCGCGACGTCGCAAGGCCGCAACGAGGTGGCCCGCAGCATCCTGCGATGGGCCGAGGACGAGCTGGGACCGGTCGGCGAGGTGCTCCTGCTGCGCGCCTGGCAGCTGGCCGCGCTCGGCCGTCCCGGTGCGGCGAGCGATGCCCTCGTCCACCTGCTGAGCGGCGCGGCGCCGGTGGTGCTGCCCTGGACACTGGTGGAAGGCAGGGTGCTGGAGTGTCAGCTCGCGCTGCGTGGAGAACGCCGCCCGCGTGCACGTCGCGAACTGGACCACGCACTGGCGCTGGCGGAGAGCATGGACGTGATACGGCCACTCGCCACCGGCCCACCGGACGTCATCGAACTGCTGACGAGGCACCTGGGCAGCTTCGGTGACCGGGAGCCGACTGCGCTGCGGGTACTCGCGGCGCGCACCGCGCTCGGCGCCGACGCCACGCCGGTGCCGCTGACGGAGCGGGAGCGCGCGGTGCTGAGCATGCTGCCCACGCAACGGTCGTTCGACGAGATCGCCCGCGACCTCACCGTGTCGCACAGCACGGTGAAGACCCACGTCCGGGCGCTCTACGGGAAGCTCGGCGTCGGCTCCCGGCGCGACGCGGTGGCCGCGGCGCGCCGGCGCGGCATCCTCGGGCCGGACGGGGCCTAG
- a CDS encoding DUF1326 domain-containing protein gives MTAETVATTYDVEGRLLEVCTCNTLCPCWVGEDPDYQTCDSVLGWYVDRGAVQGVDVSDRCICVSTHIPGNVLAGNWKVAVLVDDRCSEEQQAALLNVFTGQLGGAVADLAALIGEVVAVERVPITFDVVEGKGYLRIGDVAEARLVQFMGATGNPTTLHDSAFSTIPGAPAYVGKAESFRRDGSRHGLPDVAVTGQNAIQGLFRFTA, from the coding sequence ATGACGGCGGAGACCGTGGCGACGACCTATGACGTGGAAGGCAGGCTGCTCGAGGTCTGCACGTGCAACACCCTCTGCCCCTGTTGGGTGGGTGAGGACCCCGACTACCAGACGTGCGACTCGGTCCTCGGCTGGTACGTCGACCGGGGGGCCGTGCAGGGCGTGGACGTGTCCGACCGGTGCATCTGCGTGTCGACGCACATCCCGGGCAACGTCCTGGCCGGCAACTGGAAGGTCGCCGTGCTGGTGGACGACCGGTGCAGCGAGGAGCAGCAGGCCGCCCTCCTGAACGTCTTCACCGGGCAGCTCGGGGGCGCGGTCGCCGACCTCGCCGCCTTGATCGGCGAGGTGGTGGCGGTCGAGCGGGTACCGATCACGTTCGACGTCGTGGAGGGCAAGGGCTACCTGAGGATCGGTGACGTCGCCGAGGCCCGGCTCGTGCAGTTCATGGGCGCCACCGGAAACCCGACCACGCTGCACGACTCGGCGTTCTCCACGATTCCCGGCGCACCCGCCTACGTCGGCAAGGCCGAGAGCTTCCGTCGCGACGGCAGCCGGCACGGGCTGCCGGACGTGGCGGTCACCGGGCAGAACGCCATCCAGGGCCTGTTCCGGTTCACGGCCTGA